One window of Silurus meridionalis isolate SWU-2019-XX chromosome 9, ASM1480568v1, whole genome shotgun sequence genomic DNA carries:
- the LOC124390987 gene encoding uncharacterized protein KIAA1614-like isoform X1, whose product MLQISQRKSGEGQQTTVTDQKMENTQSRGGLNDSDWDSGISLQDGEQCQRPFVSGSELPFSPRHEQAKLLERARMKARSNPLKADHTIVPVQRDKPELLSWVGAPVQQPPLVGTERVVVGSGNLSDSSSSDSTGGSRRRRTHGQSPSRVRFQDESEKDAEVRYLERQRRRGGERAQGLLGAKPSLATYINRQRLEDKHKSRRSQENLPGANSYYESEIMGQQCNSCGTILNGDFQKQLSPANGETEGRTVPCWVAPTLPNRLVRIEQIKETYIGAMSPIIVESDGIHCRAAGSLVSNKETLQKQKKKIQKRDGSPETIPNGLGTSGSPSISNSNFSVSNGSIALPPNPYCKESLELKVEGFAKCKARVPSLASTGEAPGAQSFPRLPQPVPPPLRSKESALNLESPNGQRNIPSQNHHLMHNDTVQGWGAVRFGGSSSWKP is encoded by the exons ATGCTTCAGATATCCCAAAGGAAGAGCGGAGAGGGGCAACAAACTACAGTCACTGATCAGAAGATGGAGAATACACAAAGCAGAG GTGGGCTGAATGACAGTGACTGGGACTCTGGGATTTCTCTTCAAGATGGTGAACAATGTCAGag GCCTTTTGTCTCTGGCTCCGAGTTGCCGTTTAGTCCTCGTCATGAACAGGCCAAACTGTTGGAGCGAGCTCGCATGAAGGCCCGCTCGAACCCTCTCAAAGCCGACCACACCATCGTACCCGTCCAGAGGGACAAGCC GGAGCTGCTTTCCTGGGTCGGAGCACCAGTGCAGCAGCCTCCTCTTGTGGGTACGGAACGAGTGGTGGTTGGCTCGGGAAACCTCAGTGACTCGTCCAGCAGTGACTCGACCGGAGGCTCTCGACGCCGTCGTACACATGGGCAGTCTCCATCACGTGTGCGTTTTCAAGATGAGTCAGAAAAAGACGCCGAAGTGCGTTACCTGGAGCGGCAGCGCAGACGAGGCGGAGAGAGAGCACAGGGACTGCTGGGAGCCAAGCCCAGTTTGGCAACGTACATCAACAGACAGCGACTTGAggacaaacacaaaagcaggAGGAGTCAGGAGAATTTACCTGGGGCTAATAGTTACTATGAATCTGAGATTATGGGTCAACAGTGCAACTCCTGTGGAACAATATTAAACGGAGATTTTCAGAAGCAATTATCACCTGCTAATGGAGAAACTGAGGGAAGGACGGTGCCGTGCTGGGTTGCACCCACACTGCCTAACCGCCTGGTGCGAATAGAGCAGATTAAAGAGACTTACATAGGTGCCATGAGTCCGATCATTGTGGAGAGCGACGGCATACACTGTAGAGCTGCAGGCAGTCTGGTTAGTAATAAAGAAACTCTacagaagcagaagaaaaaaattcagaagCGCGATGGCAGTCCAGAGACGATTCCCAATGGGCTCGGAACAAGCGGATCGCCAAGCATTTCCAATTCCAATTTTTCTGTGTCTAATGGATCTATAGCTCTTCCCCCAAACCCATATTGCAAAGAGTCATTAGAGCTTAAGGTGGAGGGTTTTGCTAAGTGTAAAGCCCGTGTGCCTTCACTGGCCTCCACCGGAGAAGCTCCTGGAGCTCAATCATTTCCCAGGCTCCCTCAGCCTGTTCCACCACCTCTCCGTTCGAAAGAGTCTGCTCTAAATCTGGAGAGTCCTAATGGCCAGCGAAATATACCTTCACAAAACCATCATCTCATGCACAATGACACTGTACAGGGGTGGGGAGCAGTCAGATTTGGAGGTTCTTCATCATGGAAGCCCTGA
- the LOC124390987 gene encoding uncharacterized protein KIAA1614-like isoform X2 — translation MKARSNPLKADHTIVPVQRDKPELLSWVGAPVQQPPLVGTERVVVGSGNLSDSSSSDSTGGSRRRRTHGQSPSRVRFQDESEKDAEVRYLERQRRRGGERAQGLLGAKPSLATYINRQRLEDKHKSRRSQENLPGANSYYESEIMGQQCNSCGTILNGDFQKQLSPANGETEGRTVPCWVAPTLPNRLVRIEQIKETYIGAMSPIIVESDGIHCRAAGSLVSNKETLQKQKKKIQKRDGSPETIPNGLGTSGSPSISNSNFSVSNGSIALPPNPYCKESLELKVEGFAKCKARVPSLASTGEAPGAQSFPRLPQPVPPPLRSKESALNLESPNGQRNIPSQNHHLMHNDTVQGWGAVRFGGSSSWKP, via the exons ATGAAGGCCCGCTCGAACCCTCTCAAAGCCGACCACACCATCGTACCCGTCCAGAGGGACAAGCC GGAGCTGCTTTCCTGGGTCGGAGCACCAGTGCAGCAGCCTCCTCTTGTGGGTACGGAACGAGTGGTGGTTGGCTCGGGAAACCTCAGTGACTCGTCCAGCAGTGACTCGACCGGAGGCTCTCGACGCCGTCGTACACATGGGCAGTCTCCATCACGTGTGCGTTTTCAAGATGAGTCAGAAAAAGACGCCGAAGTGCGTTACCTGGAGCGGCAGCGCAGACGAGGCGGAGAGAGAGCACAGGGACTGCTGGGAGCCAAGCCCAGTTTGGCAACGTACATCAACAGACAGCGACTTGAggacaaacacaaaagcaggAGGAGTCAGGAGAATTTACCTGGGGCTAATAGTTACTATGAATCTGAGATTATGGGTCAACAGTGCAACTCCTGTGGAACAATATTAAACGGAGATTTTCAGAAGCAATTATCACCTGCTAATGGAGAAACTGAGGGAAGGACGGTGCCGTGCTGGGTTGCACCCACACTGCCTAACCGCCTGGTGCGAATAGAGCAGATTAAAGAGACTTACATAGGTGCCATGAGTCCGATCATTGTGGAGAGCGACGGCATACACTGTAGAGCTGCAGGCAGTCTGGTTAGTAATAAAGAAACTCTacagaagcagaagaaaaaaattcagaagCGCGATGGCAGTCCAGAGACGATTCCCAATGGGCTCGGAACAAGCGGATCGCCAAGCATTTCCAATTCCAATTTTTCTGTGTCTAATGGATCTATAGCTCTTCCCCCAAACCCATATTGCAAAGAGTCATTAGAGCTTAAGGTGGAGGGTTTTGCTAAGTGTAAAGCCCGTGTGCCTTCACTGGCCTCCACCGGAGAAGCTCCTGGAGCTCAATCATTTCCCAGGCTCCCTCAGCCTGTTCCACCACCTCTCCGTTCGAAAGAGTCTGCTCTAAATCTGGAGAGTCCTAATGGCCAGCGAAATATACCTTCACAAAACCATCATCTCATGCACAATGACACTGTACAGGGGTGGGGAGCAGTCAGATTTGGAGGTTCTTCATCATGGAAGCCCTGA